In one Paraburkholderia megapolitana genomic region, the following are encoded:
- a CDS encoding helix-turn-helix transcriptional regulator, whose translation MTLCEGTPVLDWFSHTDVLAHRVRPPSHVLDEAVPARGDAAVLTAWRDNVGKSDLFEFDLDECRAQMRRAGFSTLNYGAYEMIGQRLLHAHLLRDLVPVSSVQPYFEGGWHEADPRFASVLQSGFPVAWRLDCIEEEAQRSGDRRTRALAASLRAHAMNSGVIFSLSAPQLELRVGVGLTSEMHDSDWIDDRVTGAALAVSLSVHRFVQPFLEARVRARRAITLEHEQEAVLERLVQGLSDQEIADALNLSLHKVSYHIHRLERTFNVHNRAQLAYLAARRVRA comes from the coding sequence ATGACCCTGTGTGAAGGCACGCCTGTACTCGACTGGTTTTCGCACACCGATGTGCTCGCACATCGCGTCCGACCCCCATCCCACGTTTTGGACGAAGCCGTGCCGGCACGCGGGGATGCTGCTGTTCTTACCGCATGGCGCGACAACGTCGGCAAATCCGACCTGTTCGAGTTCGACCTCGACGAGTGCCGCGCGCAGATGCGGCGCGCGGGCTTCAGTACGCTCAACTACGGCGCGTACGAAATGATTGGCCAGCGTCTGCTGCACGCGCATCTGCTGCGCGATCTCGTACCGGTGTCGTCGGTCCAGCCGTACTTCGAAGGCGGGTGGCACGAAGCCGATCCGCGCTTCGCGAGTGTGCTGCAAAGTGGTTTTCCGGTGGCGTGGCGACTCGACTGCATCGAGGAGGAGGCACAGCGAAGCGGCGATCGCCGCACGCGTGCGCTTGCCGCATCGTTGCGCGCGCATGCAATGAATAGCGGCGTGATCTTCAGCCTGTCGGCCCCGCAGCTCGAACTGCGCGTCGGCGTCGGGCTCACGTCGGAGATGCACGACTCCGACTGGATCGACGACCGCGTGACGGGCGCGGCGCTCGCGGTAAGCCTGAGCGTGCATCGTTTCGTACAGCCGTTTCTCGAGGCACGCGTGCGCGCGCGTCGCGCGATCACGCTCGAACACGAACAGGAGGCAGTGCTCGAAAGGTTGGTGCAAGGTTTGTCCGACCAGGAGATTGCGGATGCGTTGAACCTGTCGTTGCACAAGGTCAGTTATCACATCCACAGACTCGAACGAACGTTTAACGTGCACAACCGTGCGCAGCTTGCTTATCTGGCTGCGCGACGCGTGCGCGCTTGA
- a CDS encoding M3 family metallopeptidase — protein MTEHSNPLLQDWQTPYQLPPFAQIKPEHFAPAFATLFAEHLAEIDALAAQPDAPTFENTVAAFDAAGTRLELISLVFMNLCWSDSPPALQAVEREMAPLLAAHESKVAMHAAFFARLDAVHNQAEQLELNEEQQRLLQRLHTDFVRTGATLQGAPRARFAVVAERLADLYTQFAQNVLADESSYQLPLKTEADLAGLPDFLRAAARNAAQERGVDGYVITLSRSLVVPFLTRSTRRDLRETAWRAWTSRGETAGRDNRPLAREILMLRQEQARLLGYDSFADYALADRMAGKPAAVYDLLSQVWEPAKASAEQERQALVAQAAALGEPTDIEPWDWYFLAEKVRVARYALDDAEVKPYFSLEAMIGAMFDCANRLFGVRFVEQTGVPLYHPDVRLWEVHRGDEQVGVFLADNFARPNKKGGAWMSVYRKQKRNGGTATPIVVNNNNFARGGDGPTLLSFDDVRTLFHEFGHGLHGLLSSVSYSRLSGTWVPRDYVELPSQLMENWATVPDVLARHARHVTTGEPIPAALIERIRASQTFNLGFDTVAYTSSALIDMALHAHDDPAALDIASFEAQERERLQVPREVGLRHRLPHFSHIFSGDSYAAGYYVYMWAEVLEAEAFDAFEEAGDAFDPVLADKLQRYIYSAGDSREQRAAFRAFRGRDPQAAPMLRKRGLPAG, from the coding sequence ATGACCGAGCACAGCAACCCGCTGTTACAGGACTGGCAAACACCTTACCAGTTGCCGCCGTTCGCGCAGATCAAGCCCGAACATTTTGCCCCGGCTTTTGCCACGTTGTTCGCCGAACATCTGGCCGAGATCGATGCGCTGGCTGCACAGCCGGACGCACCTACCTTCGAGAACACCGTGGCTGCGTTCGACGCCGCGGGCACGCGACTCGAGCTCATCAGTCTTGTTTTCATGAACCTCTGCTGGTCCGATTCGCCGCCCGCGTTGCAGGCGGTGGAGCGCGAAATGGCGCCGCTGCTGGCCGCGCACGAGAGCAAGGTTGCGATGCATGCGGCGTTCTTTGCAAGACTCGATGCGGTTCATAACCAGGCAGAACAACTCGAACTGAACGAAGAGCAGCAGCGCCTGCTGCAACGTTTGCATACCGATTTCGTGCGCACCGGAGCCACACTGCAAGGCGCGCCACGCGCACGTTTTGCGGTCGTTGCGGAGCGACTCGCCGATCTCTACACACAGTTCGCGCAGAACGTGCTGGCCGACGAATCGAGCTACCAGTTACCGCTGAAAACAGAAGCCGATCTGGCAGGTCTACCCGATTTTCTGCGCGCGGCTGCGCGCAACGCCGCTCAGGAACGCGGTGTGGATGGTTACGTGATTACGTTGTCGCGCTCGCTGGTCGTGCCGTTTCTCACACGCTCGACGCGCCGCGATCTGCGCGAGACCGCGTGGCGCGCATGGACGAGCCGCGGCGAAACGGCGGGGCGCGACAACCGGCCGCTCGCCCGCGAAATCCTGATGTTGCGTCAGGAGCAGGCGCGCCTGCTCGGCTACGACAGCTTTGCCGATTACGCGCTCGCTGACCGCATGGCAGGCAAGCCCGCAGCCGTGTACGACCTGCTCAGCCAGGTATGGGAGCCCGCGAAGGCGAGCGCCGAACAGGAGCGGCAGGCGCTGGTTGCACAAGCCGCGGCACTGGGCGAGCCGACCGATATCGAACCGTGGGACTGGTATTTTCTCGCCGAAAAAGTGCGCGTTGCGCGCTACGCGCTCGATGACGCAGAAGTAAAACCGTACTTCAGCCTGGAAGCGATGATCGGTGCGATGTTCGATTGCGCGAACCGTTTGTTCGGGGTGCGTTTTGTCGAGCAGACTGGCGTCCCGCTGTATCACCCGGATGTGCGTCTCTGGGAAGTGCACCGCGGCGACGAGCAGGTGGGCGTGTTCCTCGCCGATAACTTTGCGCGACCCAACAAGAAGGGTGGCGCGTGGATGAGCGTTTATCGCAAGCAGAAGCGCAACGGCGGCACGGCGACACCGATCGTGGTGAACAACAACAACTTCGCACGCGGCGGCGACGGTCCGACGCTGCTCAGCTTCGACGACGTGCGCACGTTGTTCCACGAATTCGGCCACGGCCTGCATGGATTGCTCTCCAGCGTGAGCTACAGCCGTCTGTCGGGCACCTGGGTGCCGCGAGACTATGTGGAGCTGCCGTCGCAATTGATGGAGAACTGGGCCACGGTGCCCGACGTACTGGCGAGGCATGCACGCCACGTGACGACAGGCGAGCCGATTCCCGCGGCGTTGATCGAGCGCATCCGTGCATCGCAAACCTTTAATCTGGGCTTCGATACGGTTGCCTATACGTCGTCGGCGCTGATCGACATGGCGCTGCATGCGCACGACGACCCGGCCGCGCTCGACATCGCGAGTTTCGAGGCGCAGGAACGCGAGCGTCTGCAAGTGCCGCGCGAAGTGGGTCTGCGTCATCGCCTGCCGCACTTCAGTCATATTTTTAGCGGCGACAGTTACGCGGCCGGCTACTACGTCTACATGTGGGCGGAAGTGCTGGAGGCAGAGGCGTTCGATGCGTTCGAGGAAGCCGGCGACGCATTCGATCCGGTACTCGCCGACAAACTGCAACGCTATATCTACAGCGCCGGCGACAGTCGCGAACAGCGTGCCGCATTCCGCGCGTTTCGCGGCCGCGATCCGCAAGCGGCGCCGATGTTGCGCAAACGTGGTTTGCCGGCGGGCTGA
- a CDS encoding helix-turn-helix transcriptional regulator has product MPDFALCESPPADQIFDDTSNTFSVHDDVTHTRQIPVVRFNDAKQVFIEQKDAPRLGVAEMLASAQSEAERARIVASLVRLTGFSTFAYFALEYTHECVQRLFVHDTFAPANYRGEYVERRYFDVDPRTFGARMCNVPMVWDLRKLRQQHGDRDTVSAADREALDDFLQTMRSDGMCSGIMYSMGIPGTRLHAFMSFTAPRLNRDWITPTTIEQALSIGLSVHKFSSPKLIATAREHSVNGLTAFEQRLLTGIAEGASDKEIGKRLDTSPHNVDYHLRKLRKRFGVSNRIELTYLTSKLELI; this is encoded by the coding sequence ATGCCCGACTTCGCTTTGTGCGAAAGCCCGCCTGCTGATCAAATATTCGACGACACGTCGAATACGTTTTCTGTGCACGACGACGTGACGCATACGCGTCAGATTCCTGTCGTGCGCTTCAACGACGCGAAACAGGTTTTCATCGAACAGAAAGATGCCCCGCGGCTCGGCGTCGCCGAGATGCTAGCGAGCGCGCAGAGCGAAGCGGAACGCGCCCGCATCGTGGCGAGTCTCGTGCGTCTAACCGGTTTTTCGACGTTCGCCTACTTCGCGCTCGAGTACACGCATGAGTGTGTGCAACGCCTGTTCGTACACGATACGTTCGCGCCCGCCAATTATCGTGGCGAGTACGTCGAGCGCCGTTACTTCGACGTCGACCCGCGCACGTTCGGCGCGCGCATGTGCAATGTGCCGATGGTGTGGGACCTGCGCAAATTGCGGCAACAGCATGGCGATCGCGATACGGTCTCGGCCGCCGACCGCGAAGCGCTCGACGACTTCCTGCAAACCATGCGCAGCGACGGCATGTGCAGCGGCATCATGTATTCGATGGGGATTCCGGGCACGCGTCTGCATGCTTTCATGAGCTTTACGGCGCCACGCCTGAACCGCGACTGGATCACACCGACCACGATCGAACAGGCGTTATCGATCGGATTGTCGGTACACAAGTTCAGCTCGCCGAAACTGATCGCCACCGCGCGCGAGCATTCGGTCAACGGTCTCACCGCGTTCGAGCAAAGGCTGCTGACCGGTATCGCCGAGGGTGCGTCCGACAAGGAAATCGGCAAGCGGCTCGACACGAGCCCACACAACGTCGACTATCACCTGCGCAAACTGCGCAAACGGTTCGGCGTGTCGAACCGGATCGAGCTGACCTATCTGACGTCGAAGCTGGAACTGATCTGA
- the sctS gene encoding type III secretion system export apparatus subunit SctS, which translates to MTSSTILDLTQQALLLVLLLSLPIVLIATATGLIVAILQAVTQVQDSNIGIAVRLIAVMVALVMLSGWLGGEVLRFAQQALTRLFVSSTGVL; encoded by the coding sequence ATGACGAGCTCGACGATTCTCGATCTGACACAGCAGGCGTTGTTACTGGTGTTGCTGCTGTCGCTGCCGATCGTGCTGATCGCGACGGCGACCGGGCTCATTGTGGCGATCCTGCAGGCAGTGACGCAGGTGCAGGACTCGAACATCGGCATCGCCGTGCGGCTGATTGCCGTGATGGTCGCGCTGGTGATGTTGTCCGGTTGGCTGGGGGGCGAGGTGCTGCGCTTCGCGCAGCAGGCGCTGACTCGATTATTCGTTTCTTCGACAGGTGTGCTTTGA
- the sctV gene encoding type III secretion system export apparatus subunit SctV, with the protein MADLKALPRDWRRMFFAGASVSGARRTASPRADLFLAAFIVAVVALFILPLPQAALDGMISLNLAVSIVLLTVSTYVPSAVSFSSFPALLLFTTLFRLALNIASCKLILLHANAGHVIDAFGRLVVGNNVVVGGVVFLVIAVVQFIVIAKGSERVAEVGARFSLDAMPGKQMSIDADLRAGIISADEARERREKLEQESQLHGAMDGAMKFVKGDAIAGLLIAFINIVAGIAVGTLMHDMSISEALQRYAILTVGDGMASQIPSLLVSIAAGIVTTRVATRDARQRQLGEQLGEQLGAHPRALLIAAFVLAGFLVVPGFPIWSFALIAAALATVAVLQMKRRTVAPSFNLINVTGRVDGVQGEGQAARVAHVAGVTSLIAVTLAEDLRSALNLAQLQAALSSAKARVDADIGTVFPRITLNDDEHAPEGTYRVYLQDVLAAHGALKPGWLLWDGVSPLPEQAERQPAEAFGPFATALWMKADTAGQTEGRHLTSEAALGAHIEQIVRQHADELIGIQETQALVHLARREHPELVGELTRLVPLQRVTEVLRRLLAEQVPIRNLRVIFESLITWAPNEPDDVIALVELVRIDLRRMITDRHAGAARQLRVVLFEQNLQERIENAVMRTKQGNFLALPSSVKQDICEQVRAVVSAAGAAPGPHGNARLAVMIALGARRYTKSILQPVMPDLPVLSYQEIEEDVQLHTVGWVKNPPDDGTVGAGANVRNAKADATS; encoded by the coding sequence ATGGCTGATCTGAAGGCGCTTCCGCGCGACTGGCGGCGGATGTTCTTTGCCGGCGCCAGCGTGTCCGGTGCCCGACGCACTGCTTCGCCGCGCGCCGACCTGTTTCTCGCGGCGTTCATCGTTGCGGTCGTCGCGCTGTTCATCCTGCCACTGCCGCAGGCGGCGCTCGACGGGATGATTTCGCTGAATCTCGCGGTGAGCATCGTGCTGCTCACGGTGTCGACGTACGTGCCGTCCGCGGTGAGCTTCTCGTCGTTTCCGGCTCTGCTGCTGTTCACCACGCTGTTCCGCCTCGCACTGAACATTGCCTCGTGCAAGCTGATCCTGCTGCACGCGAATGCGGGCCATGTGATCGATGCGTTTGGCCGGCTGGTGGTCGGCAACAACGTTGTAGTGGGCGGTGTCGTCTTTCTGGTGATCGCGGTCGTGCAGTTCATCGTGATCGCAAAGGGCTCGGAACGGGTCGCGGAAGTCGGTGCGCGCTTTTCGCTAGACGCGATGCCGGGCAAGCAGATGAGCATCGACGCCGATCTACGCGCGGGCATCATCAGCGCGGACGAAGCACGCGAGCGGCGCGAGAAGCTCGAGCAGGAGTCGCAACTGCACGGCGCGATGGACGGCGCGATGAAGTTCGTCAAGGGCGATGCCATTGCCGGCCTGTTGATTGCGTTTATCAACATCGTCGCGGGCATCGCGGTCGGCACGCTGATGCACGACATGAGCATCAGCGAGGCGCTACAGCGTTACGCCATTCTGACGGTCGGCGACGGCATGGCCTCGCAGATTCCGTCGCTGCTGGTATCGATCGCGGCCGGCATCGTCACGACGCGCGTCGCGACGCGCGATGCACGCCAGCGCCAGTTGGGTGAACAACTGGGCGAACAGCTCGGTGCTCACCCACGCGCGCTGCTGATCGCCGCATTCGTGCTGGCCGGATTTCTCGTGGTGCCAGGTTTTCCGATCTGGTCGTTCGCGCTGATCGCCGCGGCGCTTGCGACGGTAGCGGTGCTGCAAATGAAGCGCCGCACGGTCGCGCCGTCGTTCAACCTGATCAATGTTACGGGTCGTGTGGACGGCGTGCAGGGCGAAGGGCAGGCAGCGCGCGTTGCACACGTGGCCGGCGTCACGTCGCTGATCGCGGTGACGCTCGCGGAGGATCTGCGCAGCGCACTGAATCTCGCGCAGTTGCAGGCCGCGCTGTCGAGCGCGAAGGCGCGTGTCGACGCGGACATCGGCACGGTATTTCCGCGCATCACGCTAAACGACGATGAACACGCGCCCGAGGGTACGTACCGCGTGTATCTGCAGGACGTGCTCGCCGCCCACGGTGCGCTGAAGCCGGGCTGGTTGCTGTGGGACGGCGTGTCGCCGCTGCCCGAGCAGGCCGAGCGTCAGCCGGCCGAGGCGTTCGGACCGTTTGCGACTGCACTATGGATGAAAGCGGACACGGCAGGGCAGACGGAAGGCCGGCATCTGACGAGCGAAGCGGCGCTGGGCGCGCACATCGAGCAGATCGTGCGGCAACACGCGGACGAACTGATTGGCATTCAGGAAACCCAGGCGCTCGTGCATCTGGCGCGGCGCGAGCACCCGGAACTGGTCGGCGAGCTGACCCGGCTCGTACCGCTGCAACGGGTGACCGAAGTGCTGCGGCGCCTGCTTGCCGAACAGGTGCCGATCCGCAACCTGCGGGTGATTTTCGAAAGCCTGATCACGTGGGCGCCGAACGAGCCCGACGATGTGATCGCGCTGGTAGAGCTGGTGCGCATCGACCTGCGCCGGATGATTACCGACCGCCACGCGGGTGCGGCGCGGCAACTGCGCGTCGTGCTGTTCGAACAGAACCTGCAGGAACGCATCGAGAACGCGGTGATGCGCACGAAGCAGGGCAATTTTCTGGCGCTGCCGAGCAGCGTCAAGCAGGACATCTGCGAACAGGTTCGGGCCGTCGTCAGCGCGGCGGGCGCGGCGCCCGGTCCGCACGGCAATGCGCGACTCGCCGTGATGATCGCGCTCGGCGCGCGCCGCTATACGAAGTCGATCCTGCAGCCGGTGATGCCCGATCTGCCGGTGCTGTCGTACCAGGAGATCGAAGAGGACGTGCAGTTGCACACGGTGGGCTGGGTGAAGAATCCGCCGGACGACGGCACAGTGGGCGCCGGGGCGAACGTGCGCAATGCAAAAGCGGATGCAACGTCATGA
- a CDS encoding entericidin A/B family lipoprotein: protein MTRTMIAILLVLGAGLAACNTIAGAGQDLSSGGQAISNAADKAK, encoded by the coding sequence ATGACGCGCACGATGATCGCCATTCTTCTCGTTCTGGGCGCCGGCCTCGCGGCCTGCAACACGATTGCCGGTGCCGGGCAGGATCTCTCCAGCGGCGGCCAGGCTATTTCCAACGCGGCGGACAAGGCCAAGTAA
- the sctC gene encoding type III secretion system outer membrane ring subunit SctC translates to MRRRAVTFQFDRRRAQLAATMFFAAALVSASLFTPMAQSARAAELRWRNRPFTIVANDRKIADFIRELASSQGITAVIDPKVDGTISGRFSGTPQQTLDTVCSTYGLTWYYDGSFLYIDPADQSQSQVIPIPPNSAAEISRALETMQITDKRFSLVINDRSNSIYVSGPHRYIELVRQAVSSVGNPAANGQLADVRAFRLKYGWASDFTVNRSGKEVVIPGVATMLKRLYGKDNARNNYTPVNATLGAAARQMKLGSGVSISVPRIEFPDIAGGPSGNSGYGASGNSSDTPPLPFSGGSGGGDTLPQIEADPAINAVLVRDLPENMYRYQSLINELDVRPRIVEINVTIIDIDDTSLDSLGIDWRLHTPHGDVQIGNGQNPLNGNTQYGNTGNPPLTFGVGTTEQGQTGTFAPTGIALTASIGGSLRDYLLTRVNALAQTGKAELHSKPKVLALDNTEAILENLTQFYVQVQGFQDSSLYSVTTGTSIKVTPMIVDDEGAANATHAADADPESVMMSIDIQDGNVVQGQTVSNIPVIQQRNIVTKTMIDEGRSLLIAGFNDDQVQLNKSGVPWLSDIPLIGNLFRYTDKTGSHMERFYLLTPRVVETASMYAPDGSPINPSAGAAADPNSLSMYRPPDNDIAVPLTPKPQAGSRFGPPAVAPSAASQTTAQPAVQPAAATQTGTLAHGYEHP, encoded by the coding sequence ATGCGTCGACGCGCAGTGACGTTCCAGTTCGACCGACGACGGGCCCAGCTCGCCGCCACGATGTTTTTCGCCGCCGCACTGGTGTCGGCGTCGCTCTTCACGCCGATGGCGCAGTCTGCGCGCGCGGCCGAATTGCGCTGGCGCAACCGGCCGTTCACGATCGTGGCGAACGACCGCAAGATTGCGGACTTTATCCGCGAACTCGCGTCGTCGCAGGGGATCACGGCGGTGATCGATCCGAAGGTGGACGGCACGATCAGCGGCCGCTTCTCGGGCACGCCGCAACAAACGCTCGACACCGTGTGCTCGACCTACGGCCTTACCTGGTACTACGACGGCTCGTTCCTGTACATCGATCCTGCGGATCAATCGCAAAGCCAGGTGATTCCGATTCCGCCTAACTCGGCGGCCGAGATCAGCCGTGCGCTGGAGACGATGCAGATCACCGACAAGCGCTTCTCGCTCGTCATCAACGACCGTTCGAACAGCATCTACGTGTCCGGCCCGCACCGCTATATCGAACTGGTACGGCAGGCCGTGAGTTCGGTCGGCAATCCGGCCGCCAACGGTCAGCTCGCGGACGTCCGTGCATTCCGGCTGAAATACGGCTGGGCATCCGACTTCACGGTGAACCGCTCGGGCAAGGAAGTGGTGATTCCCGGTGTCGCCACGATGCTCAAGCGTCTGTACGGCAAAGACAACGCGCGCAACAACTACACGCCGGTCAACGCGACGCTCGGCGCAGCGGCGCGGCAGATGAAGCTCGGCTCGGGCGTGTCGATTTCCGTGCCGCGCATCGAATTCCCCGACATTGCCGGCGGCCCGTCGGGCAACAGCGGCTATGGTGCGTCGGGTAATTCGTCGGATACGCCGCCGCTGCCGTTTTCGGGTGGCTCGGGCGGTGGCGACACGCTGCCGCAGATCGAAGCCGATCCGGCGATCAACGCGGTGCTCGTGCGCGACCTGCCGGAGAACATGTACCGCTATCAGTCGTTGATCAACGAACTGGATGTGCGGCCGCGCATCGTCGAGATCAACGTGACGATCATCGACATCGACGACACATCGCTCGACAGCCTGGGTATCGACTGGCGTCTGCATACGCCGCATGGCGACGTGCAGATCGGCAACGGCCAGAATCCGCTGAACGGCAACACGCAGTACGGCAATACCGGGAACCCGCCGCTCACGTTCGGCGTCGGCACGACCGAGCAGGGCCAGACCGGCACGTTTGCGCCGACCGGCATCGCGCTGACTGCGTCGATCGGCGGCTCGCTGCGCGACTATCTGCTGACGCGCGTGAATGCCCTCGCGCAGACCGGCAAGGCCGAACTGCATTCGAAGCCGAAGGTACTCGCACTCGATAACACCGAGGCGATTCTCGAGAATCTCACGCAGTTCTACGTGCAGGTGCAGGGCTTCCAGGATTCGTCGCTGTACAGCGTGACGACCGGAACCAGCATCAAGGTCACGCCGATGATCGTCGACGACGAAGGCGCGGCCAACGCCACGCACGCCGCGGACGCGGACCCCGAGAGCGTGATGATGTCGATCGACATCCAGGATGGCAACGTCGTGCAGGGTCAGACGGTGTCGAACATCCCGGTCATCCAGCAGCGCAACATCGTCACCAAGACGATGATCGACGAAGGCCGCAGCCTGCTGATCGCCGGCTTCAACGACGACCAGGTGCAGCTCAACAAGAGCGGCGTGCCGTGGCTGTCCGACATCCCGTTGATCGGCAACCTGTTCAGGTACACCGACAAGACCGGCTCGCACATGGAGCGCTTCTATCTGCTCACACCGCGGGTCGTCGAAACCGCGTCGATGTATGCGCCGGATGGCTCGCCGATCAATCCGTCGGCCGGTGCCGCGGCCGATCCGAACAGTCTCTCGATGTACCGACCGCCCGACAACGATATTGCTGTGCCGCTGACGCCGAAGCCGCAAGCGGGCTCGCGCTTCGGGCCGCCTGCGGTCGCGCCTTCGGCAGCTTCGCAAACCACGGCGCAGCCCGCTGTGCAGCCGGCCGCGGCAACGCAAACCGGAACCCTCGCTCATGGCTACG